A window from Flavobacterium gyeonganense encodes these proteins:
- the rmuC gene encoding DNA recombination protein RmuC: MLDILPLLFVFIVAVFLGIYLGRIVSSAKFESQKVSLNEKLNAANSQLLLQKEQFLSEKNSFEKQLHLLISEKENIRNEKDSLAIQLSKKEVDFENLWERHKEQKVEITALQEKFTKEFENLANKILEEKSAKFTEQNSVNMKNILLPLQDKIQGFEQKVEQTHKESIDYHAALRQQILGLSEMNMQMSKETLNLTKALKGDSKMQGNWGELVLERVLEKSGLEKGREYEVQQSFTNADGNRVFPDVVINLPDGKKMIVDSKVSLTAYEKWSNEEDEIFKNEFLKEHVSSLKRHVEQLGSKNYHDLYQIESPDFVLLFVPIEPAFAIALNQDPELYNKAFARNIVIVTPTTLLATLRTIDSMWANQKQQENAFEIARQAGALYDKFEGFVTDLLRIGNKIKDTKTEYENAMNKLVEGRGNLISSVEKLRKMGAKAKKTLPENIIARASNSDENQLLN; encoded by the coding sequence ATGTTGGATATTCTTCCGCTTTTATTTGTTTTTATAGTAGCTGTATTCCTGGGTATTTATTTAGGAAGAATAGTGTCTTCGGCTAAATTTGAATCACAAAAAGTAAGTTTGAATGAAAAACTTAATGCGGCAAATTCGCAGCTTTTGCTTCAAAAAGAACAATTTTTAAGTGAAAAAAACAGTTTCGAAAAACAACTTCATTTATTAATTTCTGAGAAAGAAAATATTCGAAACGAAAAAGACAGCCTGGCAATTCAGCTTTCTAAAAAAGAAGTCGATTTTGAAAATTTGTGGGAGCGTCATAAAGAACAGAAAGTTGAAATAACGGCTTTACAGGAAAAATTTACCAAAGAATTTGAAAATCTTGCCAATAAAATTCTGGAAGAAAAGTCGGCAAAATTTACTGAACAAAATTCTGTGAACATGAAAAATATCCTGCTTCCTTTACAGGATAAAATTCAGGGATTTGAGCAAAAAGTAGAACAAACCCATAAAGAAAGCATTGATTACCATGCAGCCCTTCGTCAGCAAATTTTAGGTTTAAGCGAAATGAATATGCAAATGAGCAAAGAAACTTTGAATTTGACAAAAGCTCTAAAAGGCGACAGTAAAATGCAGGGTAACTGGGGCGAACTCGTTCTGGAACGTGTACTCGAAAAATCGGGGCTTGAAAAAGGAAGAGAATATGAAGTACAGCAAAGTTTTACAAATGCAGATGGAAATCGTGTATTTCCGGATGTGGTAATTAATCTGCCCGATGGAAAAAAAATGATTGTGGATTCAAAAGTTTCTTTAACGGCTTATGAAAAATGGTCAAATGAAGAAGATGAAATCTTTAAAAATGAATTCTTAAAAGAACATGTAAGTTCTTTAAAAAGGCACGTGGAACAGCTTGGAAGCAAAAACTACCACGATTTGTACCAGATTGAAAGCCCGGATTTTGTTTTATTGTTTGTTCCAATAGAACCTGCCTTTGCTATAGCCCTAAACCAAGATCCTGAGTTGTATAATAAAGCTTTTGCACGAAATATTGTGATCGTGACACCTACGACTTTACTGGCTACTTTACGCACAATCGACAGTATGTGGGCCAACCAGAAACAACAGGAAAATGCTTTTGAAATTGCGCGTCAGGCCGGCGCATTGTATGATAAGTTTGAAGGTTTTGTAACTGATTTGCTAAGAATCGGGAACAAAATAAAGGATACCAAAACAGAATATGAAAATGCTATGAATAAATTGGTTGAAGGAAGAGGAAACCTCATTTCCAGTGTTGAAAAACTAAGAAAAATGGGAGCCAAGGCTAAAAAGACACTCCCGGAAAATATTATTGCCAGAGCTTCTAATTCGGATGAAAACCAATTATTAAATTAA
- a CDS encoding MepB family protein, protein MAIHDNWITPKTFPDDLILAKNLLYDCCGFDCSQPFPETESAEYSAYRFSINKKAICYRQAKVTPTKTGQFVTLWKRNISGTIEPFDYLDLIDFVIISVRRENNFGQFIFPKAILLEKGIFSTSAKEGKRATRVYPPWDITSSKQAQKTQQWQLDYF, encoded by the coding sequence ATGGCAATTCATGACAATTGGATTACTCCAAAAACATTTCCTGATGATTTAATTCTGGCTAAAAATCTTTTATACGACTGCTGCGGTTTCGATTGCAGCCAGCCCTTTCCGGAAACTGAAAGTGCAGAATATAGTGCTTATCGTTTCAGTATCAATAAAAAAGCAATCTGTTACAGGCAAGCTAAAGTTACGCCAACAAAAACAGGGCAATTTGTAACTTTATGGAAGCGTAATATTTCCGGAACTATTGAACCATTTGATTATTTGGATCTGATAGATTTTGTCATCATTAGTGTCCGAAGAGAAAATAATTTTGGGCAATTTATATTTCCAAAAGCTATTCTGCTAGAAAAAGGGATTTTCTCTACTTCGGCTAAAGAAGGTAAAAGAGCAACCCGTGTTTATCCTCCATGGGATATTACTAGCAGCAAACAAGCTCAAAAAACGCAGCAATGGCAGCTGGATTATTTTTAG
- a CDS encoding VOC family protein gives MVKFGYTILYVEDVEISLAFYENAFGFSRKFITPENDYGELSTGETTISFASKKLASQNLPEGFIESSLEDKPFAIELGFITDDVGELVQKATSLGAVLVTEPKQKPWGQIVAYVRDLNGFLIEICTAVEN, from the coding sequence ATGGTAAAGTTTGGCTATACAATTTTATATGTAGAAGATGTGGAGATATCCCTTGCATTTTACGAGAATGCTTTTGGATTTTCAAGGAAATTTATAACTCCTGAAAATGATTATGGTGAATTAAGCACAGGTGAAACTACAATTTCATTTGCTTCCAAAAAACTGGCCTCTCAAAATTTACCTGAAGGTTTTATTGAAAGCAGCTTAGAAGATAAACCTTTTGCAATAGAATTAGGTTTTATAACTGATGATGTTGGGGAATTGGTACAAAAGGCAACTTCTTTAGGAGCTGTTTTAGTTACAGAGCCTAAACAGAAACCCTGGGGGCAAATTGTAGCTTATGTACGTGATCTGAATGGTTTTTTAATTGAAATCTGTACAGCAGTTGAAAATTAA
- a CDS encoding protease complex subunit PrcB family protein → MMKKLILSLFIAFGFSACSLNDDLPQDTCGVYTNVSFTGYPLACNYTLKQQFTNPSALIINTQEKLNQYFTQNTTNPCPGSDPNINFTNNFLVGIFSGQTTTTGYGIKITSIVENNCQIVVNFYEHGPQTGETTTPGANYPSDYVLIPKTTKPIYFNKTTENKDNIVIGTFGTVNDFFQLNDYNILKFLNVTTGNYEFGQYKNTATIKRGEYTLFLKSVPTEILSLKGQTKTYGTPDPANQGGVYFELHQGASTTKIYIDNVDTADQSTEVKAFKKAIKDKILLLKV, encoded by the coding sequence ATGATGAAAAAGTTAATACTAAGCTTATTTATAGCTTTTGGATTCAGTGCCTGCTCGCTGAATGATGATTTACCTCAGGATACTTGTGGCGTATATACGAATGTTTCCTTTACCGGCTATCCTCTTGCTTGTAATTATACTCTTAAACAACAATTTACTAATCCTTCGGCTTTAATTATAAACACACAGGAAAAATTAAACCAGTATTTTACACAAAATACTACTAATCCTTGCCCTGGAAGCGATCCAAATATTAATTTTACCAATAATTTTCTTGTTGGAATTTTTTCAGGGCAAACAACAACAACGGGTTATGGCATAAAGATTACTTCAATTGTAGAAAACAATTGCCAGATTGTTGTCAATTTTTATGAGCACGGACCGCAAACAGGAGAGACAACTACTCCGGGTGCAAACTATCCTTCTGATTATGTTTTGATTCCTAAAACGACAAAACCCATCTATTTTAACAAAACTACAGAAAACAAAGACAATATTGTAATTGGAACTTTTGGAACCGTTAATGACTTTTTCCAGTTAAACGATTATAATATCCTTAAATTCTTAAATGTCACTACTGGCAATTATGAATTTGGTCAGTATAAAAATACTGCTACAATAAAAAGAGGTGAATATACGCTGTTCCTGAAAAGTGTACCAACTGAAATCTTAAGCTTAAAAGGTCAGACCAAAACCTACGGAACTCCTGACCCGGCAAATCAGGGCGGTGTTTATTTTGAACTACATCAAGGTGCCAGTACAACAAAAATCTATATCGACAATGTTGATACAGCAGATCAGAGTACAGAAGTGAAAGCGTTTAAGAAGGCCATTAAAGACAAAATTTTACTTTTAAAAGTATAA
- a CDS encoding acyl-CoA thioesterase, translated as MTTDFKPVSSSKISISELMLPSHTNFSGKIHGGYILQLLDQIAFACASKFCGNYCVTASVDTVNFLKPIEVGELVTMKASVNYVGRSSMVVGIRVEAEHIQTGVVKHCNSSYFTMVAKDTEGKSVQVPGLILTNLDEVRRFRKCIKQIETKKEIEEHAKEAKVNSIEDLANLDKYNVLVEIG; from the coding sequence ATGACTACAGATTTTAAACCCGTTTCTTCATCAAAGATTAGTATTTCCGAATTAATGCTTCCGTCGCATACCAATTTTAGCGGAAAAATTCATGGAGGTTATATTTTGCAATTGCTGGATCAGATTGCTTTTGCCTGTGCCTCTAAATTTTGCGGCAATTATTGTGTAACGGCTTCAGTAGATACGGTAAACTTTTTAAAACCTATTGAAGTAGGAGAACTCGTTACCATGAAAGCCTCTGTTAATTATGTCGGAAGAAGCTCTATGGTAGTAGGCATTAGAGTAGAGGCAGAGCATATTCAGACTGGTGTTGTCAAACATTGCAATTCTTCTTATTTTACGATGGTCGCCAAAGATACAGAAGGTAAAAGTGTTCAGGTTCCCGGATTAATTTTAACCAATCTGGATGAAGTGCGTCGTTTCAGAAAATGCATCAAACAAATTGAAACTAAAAAAGAAATAGAAGAACATGCAAAAGAAGCCAAAGTAAACTCAATTGAAGATTTGGCAAATTTAGACAAGTACAATGTGTTGGTAGAAATTGGATAA
- a CDS encoding sigma-70 family RNA polymerase sigma factor: protein MKDDLDIYIKQCIQNDRAGQLKIYQLFSPVLYGICLKYMKNEDDAKDVFQESFVIVFQKIHQYKFEGSFEGWLKRIFINKLIETLNKKKKESFFLDVFDPDTDFVEEEELDIIPIPQEKLLEYIRELPDQYRMVFNLYVFEKMKHREIAEQLKISEGTSKSNLNRAKRILQKRILSIKNFKTA from the coding sequence TTGAAAGACGATTTAGACATATATATTAAACAGTGTATCCAAAATGACAGAGCAGGACAACTGAAAATTTATCAGTTGTTCTCGCCTGTTTTATATGGTATTTGCTTAAAATATATGAAAAATGAAGACGATGCCAAGGATGTTTTTCAGGAATCGTTTGTCATTGTTTTTCAAAAAATCCATCAGTATAAATTTGAAGGCAGTTTTGAAGGCTGGCTAAAACGAATCTTCATCAATAAATTAATCGAAACATTAAATAAGAAGAAGAAAGAAAGTTTCTTTTTGGATGTTTTTGATCCCGATACTGATTTTGTAGAAGAAGAGGAATTAGATATTATTCCGATACCCCAGGAAAAGTTACTCGAATATATAAGAGAATTACCAGATCAGTACCGCATGGTTTTTAACTTATATGTTTTTGAAAAAATGAAACACAGAGAAATTGCGGAACAACTCAAAATTTCAGAAGGAACTTCGAAATCCAATTTAAACAGGGCGAAAAGAATTTTACAAAAAAGAATTTTGAGCATTAAAAATTTTAAAACGGCATGA
- a CDS encoding YceI family protein → MKRTIFFILMFTACSIIAQEKISTNKAIINFEATVPCFEEIKAVNKSVMIILDPKASTFLCTVPMRDFHFKLDLMEQHFNENYLESDRYPKAVFKGKIAKFDLKDIDETEKEYVIKGRLMIRGKYKEIEVKAFLKKYMEEYKSNLISQLLLLILILQSRREFLLKLRKQSIPS, encoded by the coding sequence ATGAAAAGAACTATATTTTTTATTTTAATGTTTACAGCCTGTTCAATAATTGCTCAGGAAAAAATTTCTACAAATAAGGCAATAATCAATTTTGAAGCTACTGTACCTTGTTTTGAGGAAATTAAAGCGGTAAACAAATCGGTTATGATTATTTTAGATCCTAAAGCGAGTACTTTTTTATGTACTGTTCCTATGCGGGATTTTCATTTTAAGCTGGATTTGATGGAACAGCATTTTAATGAAAATTATCTTGAAAGTGATCGGTATCCAAAAGCTGTTTTTAAAGGCAAAATCGCAAAATTTGATTTAAAAGATATTGATGAAACCGAAAAAGAATACGTAATCAAAGGAAGACTGATGATTCGCGGTAAATACAAAGAGATTGAGGTAAAAGCTTTTCTGAAAAAGTATATGGAGGAATACAAATCAAATCTGATTTCCCAATTGCTATTGCTGATTTTGATATTGCAATCCCGGAGAGAATTTCTTCTAAAATTGCGAAAACAGTCAATACCGAGCTAA